A window of Modestobacter versicolor contains these coding sequences:
- a CDS encoding zf-HC2 domain-containing protein, translated as MSDLPRDAHRGLREQLGVYALGHGTPAERAAVRAHLDGCAACRAELRELAPLASRLADVDPARLDELPGPPPGLGDAVLARIAAEGARPADLAARRSRRTRLAAVAAAVAIAAAAFGVGWLSRPVPPAPPLEQVAVEVAAQGVRATADVVPHTWGVEVKLSGEGFAAGEVYRLSVRDEAGNEVPAGEFLGVGAQQLDCNLNSSVLREDAAGFEVVDASGAVVLSSTF; from the coding sequence GTGAGCGATCTGCCGCGGGACGCCCACCGCGGGCTGCGCGAGCAGCTGGGCGTGTACGCACTGGGTCACGGCACCCCCGCCGAGCGGGCCGCCGTCCGGGCGCACCTGGACGGCTGCGCCGCCTGCCGCGCCGAGCTGCGCGAGCTGGCCCCGCTCGCGAGCCGGCTGGCCGACGTCGACCCGGCCCGGCTCGACGAGCTGCCCGGCCCACCGCCGGGGCTGGGTGACGCGGTGCTCGCCCGGATCGCCGCCGAGGGCGCCCGGCCGGCCGACCTGGCCGCGCGGCGGTCCCGGCGCACCCGGCTGGCCGCCGTCGCGGCGGCCGTCGCCATCGCCGCGGCCGCGTTCGGCGTCGGCTGGCTGTCCCGGCCCGTGCCGCCGGCACCGCCGCTGGAGCAGGTGGCCGTCGAGGTCGCCGCGCAGGGCGTGCGCGCGACGGCCGACGTCGTCCCGCACACCTGGGGCGTGGAGGTGAAGCTCTCCGGTGAGGGTTTCGCCGCCGGCGAGGTCTACCGGCTCTCGGTGCGCGACGAGGCCGGCAACGAGGTGCCGGCCGGCGAGTTCCTCGGCGTGGGCGCCCAGCAGCTGGACTGCAACCTGAACTCCTCGGTGCTGCGGGAGGACGCCGCGGGCTTCGAGGTGGTCGACGCCTCCGGCGCGGTGGTGCTCAGCTCGACGTTCTGA
- a CDS encoding CHRD domain-containing protein — MTGLRSSLARTAVVAGAVGAVVLTGAGTASAETEVAEPATFTSAFTAMATPDMVINAEGAPTPGQPGATGSFMYRINSDLEVICYDITLTGVTPPYQSPAKTATHIHQGAAGKAGPPRVALPNPEDDGRGRLVSSGCLQGPFTTGIVANGADTGAGFSLAQIEADPAAFFTDSHTTAFAAGAVRGQLTQVPVGGVETGAGGTAEGTSSVPPLAVLGGSLALAGAAGLGLRRAARS, encoded by the coding sequence GTGACCGGACTCCGCTCGTCCCTGGCCCGCACCGCCGTCGTCGCCGGCGCCGTCGGCGCCGTCGTCCTGACCGGCGCGGGCACCGCCTCCGCCGAGACGGAGGTGGCCGAGCCGGCCACCTTCACCAGCGCGTTCACCGCGATGGCCACCCCCGACATGGTGATCAACGCCGAGGGGGCACCGACGCCCGGCCAGCCCGGCGCCACCGGCAGCTTCATGTACCGGATCAACTCCGACCTCGAGGTCATCTGCTACGACATCACCCTCACCGGGGTGACGCCGCCGTACCAGAGCCCGGCCAAGACGGCGACCCACATCCACCAGGGCGCGGCCGGCAAGGCCGGTCCGCCGCGGGTCGCGCTGCCCAACCCGGAGGACGACGGCCGCGGCCGGCTGGTGAGCAGCGGCTGCCTGCAGGGGCCGTTCACCACCGGCATCGTGGCCAACGGCGCCGACACCGGCGCCGGCTTCAGCCTGGCGCAGATCGAGGCCGACCCGGCCGCCTTCTTCACCGACAGCCACACCACCGCCTTCGCCGCGGGCGCCGTGCGCGGTCAGCTCACCCAGGTGCCGGTCGGCGGCGTCGAGACCGGCGCCGGCGGCACGGCCGAGGGGACGTCGTCGGTGCCGCCGCTGGCGGTGCTCGGCGGTTCCCTCGCGCTGGCCGGTGCCGCCGGCCTGGGGCTGCGTCGCGCGGCCCGGAGCTGA
- a CDS encoding class F sortase: protein MRLGRVALLTGCVVLALSGCGGAAAEPASGPPAAAPSASSSTSSSTSSPAASSAPAGTTAPVAGSSSVVDPAGVPEPTAVAIPALGVRSDLLDLGLTADGSAEVPEDFDLAGWFTGGGRPGSRGPTVLLGHVDSTAGPAVFYALRDLRPGDAVEVTVADGSVARYAVTGTEQVPKDQFPTAAVFGATPADVLRLVTCTGEFDRGARSYLDNLVVTAERVG, encoded by the coding sequence GTGCGGCTCGGACGCGTGGCCCTGCTGACCGGCTGCGTGGTGCTCGCCCTCAGCGGGTGCGGCGGCGCCGCAGCGGAGCCCGCGTCCGGGCCGCCGGCCGCGGCGCCGTCCGCCTCGTCGTCCACCTCGTCGTCCACCTCGTCGCCCGCTGCCTCGTCCGCACCGGCCGGCACGACGGCGCCGGTGGCGGGCTCCTCCTCGGTCGTCGACCCGGCCGGCGTGCCGGAGCCGACGGCGGTGGCCATCCCGGCGCTGGGGGTGCGGTCGGACCTGCTGGACCTGGGTCTCACCGCCGACGGCAGCGCCGAGGTGCCCGAGGACTTCGACCTGGCCGGCTGGTTCACCGGCGGCGGCCGGCCGGGGTCACGGGGCCCGACCGTCCTGCTGGGGCACGTGGACTCGACGGCCGGACCGGCGGTCTTCTACGCGCTGCGCGACCTGCGCCCCGGGGACGCCGTGGAGGTGACCGTCGCCGACGGCTCGGTCGCCCGCTACGCGGTGACCGGCACCGAGCAGGTGCCCAAGGACCAGTTCCCCACCGCGGCGGTCTTCGGCGCGACACCTGCGGACGTGCTGCGGCTGGTCACCTGCACCGGCGAGTTCGACCGCGGCGCCCGGAGCTACCTGGACAACCTGGTCGTCACCGCCGAGCGCGTCGGCTGA